A portion of the Mesobacillus sp. AQ2 genome contains these proteins:
- a CDS encoding LacI family DNA-binding transcriptional regulator, whose product MAVTIKDVARAAGVSPSTVSRVIGDHPHINDETKKRVRKVMDEKGYHPNYQARSLVGKSTETIGIVMPNSATQALQNPFFPEVIRGISMKAHEHQFGVYLTTGITDEEIYQQVVSMVQGRRVDGIILLYSKTDDKIMKYLLNQKFPFTVIGRPSKNAERITYVDNDNIYITRQVTDYLISLGHRRIAFIGVNTEYVFTIDRLEGFKQALEEANIPFEKEYIIHEQCLKSEGKEGIQSFLSSHEPPTALVVADDFTAIELMSYSEELNILVPDDISIVSFNDVPLAEHMKPQLTSVNIDIFQLGFEAANCLIELIKNPDALPKRVTIPAKMIERKSCSEINK is encoded by the coding sequence ATGGCAGTCACAATCAAAGATGTAGCCAGGGCAGCCGGTGTGTCACCTTCCACCGTTTCCCGGGTAATTGGGGACCATCCTCATATCAATGACGAAACGAAGAAACGTGTGCGAAAGGTGATGGATGAAAAGGGGTATCATCCTAATTACCAGGCACGCAGTCTCGTGGGAAAAAGTACAGAAACGATCGGGATCGTCATGCCAAATTCGGCTACCCAGGCATTGCAAAATCCTTTTTTCCCTGAAGTCATCAGGGGAATAAGCATGAAAGCCCATGAACACCAATTTGGGGTATATTTAACAACCGGCATCACCGATGAAGAAATTTATCAGCAGGTCGTTTCGATGGTACAGGGCCGCAGGGTTGACGGTATCATCCTCCTCTACTCGAAGACCGACGATAAGATCATGAAATATCTGCTGAATCAAAAATTCCCTTTTACCGTCATCGGCCGTCCGAGCAAGAATGCCGAGCGGATTACGTATGTCGATAATGATAATATCTATATCACCAGGCAAGTGACAGACTATCTGATCAGCCTTGGCCACAGAAGGATCGCGTTTATCGGGGTCAATACTGAATATGTTTTCACGATTGACCGGCTTGAAGGCTTCAAACAGGCTCTTGAGGAAGCGAACATTCCTTTTGAAAAGGAATATATCATTCATGAACAATGCTTGAAATCCGAGGGGAAAGAAGGCATTCAGTCGTTCCTTTCCTCTCATGAGCCCCCTACTGCCCTGGTAGTAGCGGATGATTTTACAGCAATCGAACTGATGAGTTATTCAGAGGAATTGAATATATTGGTTCCGGATGATATCTCGATTGTCAGCTTCAATGACGTACCGCTGGCAGAGCATATGAAACCGCAGCTGACTTCAGTCAATATCGACATTTTCCAGCTGGGATTCGAAGCGGCCAACTGTTTAATCGAGCTTATCAAGAATCCGGACGCTTTGCCGAAAAGGGTCACAATCCCGGCAAAAATGATTGAGCGAAAATCTTGCAGTGAAATTAATAAGTAA
- a CDS encoding alpha-glucosidase, translated as MKHTWWKEAVAYQVYPRSFMDSNGDGIGDLQGMISKLDYLKDLGIDVIWICPMYKSPNDDNGYDISDYQDIMDEFGTMEDFDQLLAETHKRGMKLIIDLVINHTSDEHQWFIESRESKESPKRDWYIWRDGKDGAEPNNWESIFGGSAWEYDETTDQYFLHIFSRKQPDLNWENKEVRTALYDMINWWLDKGIDGFRVDAISHIKKEEGLKDMPNPEGLQYVSSFDKHMNVNGIQTFLEELKQETFSKYDIMTVGEANGVSIEEADLWVGEEQGKFNMVFQFEHLDLWDSEKKALDLAKLKNTFTRWQKGLEGHGWNALFIENHDKARIVSTWGDDKEYWRESATALASMYFLMQGTPFIYQGQEIGMTNVQFPSIDDYDDVAIKNLYKIRRENGVSHEEIMDFIWATSRDNSRTPMQWSDAENAGFTTGNPWLGMNPNYTGINVEAQLKDPDSILHFYKKMIQMKKAHEVFTYGIYDLVVEDHDQLYAYTRTLGDKQAIVISNLSGEPASFEFGGFPLETSKLLLNNYEVEEHGHATELTLKPYETRVYIK; from the coding sequence TTGAAACATACATGGTGGAAAGAGGCTGTTGCCTATCAGGTATATCCAAGGAGCTTCATGGATTCCAACGGTGACGGCATCGGCGATTTGCAAGGAATGATTTCAAAGCTTGATTACTTAAAGGATTTAGGGATCGATGTCATCTGGATTTGCCCGATGTACAAGTCCCCTAATGACGATAACGGTTATGATATCAGCGATTATCAGGATATCATGGATGAGTTCGGAACGATGGAGGACTTTGACCAACTGCTTGCTGAGACGCACAAGCGCGGCATGAAGCTGATCATTGACCTTGTCATCAACCATACGAGCGATGAGCATCAATGGTTTATCGAATCCCGTGAATCCAAGGAAAGCCCTAAGCGCGACTGGTATATCTGGCGCGATGGCAAGGACGGCGCTGAGCCTAACAACTGGGAGAGCATTTTTGGCGGATCTGCCTGGGAGTATGATGAGACGACAGATCAGTACTTCCTGCATATCTTCTCCCGCAAACAGCCGGACCTGAACTGGGAAAACAAAGAGGTCCGCACGGCATTGTACGACATGATCAACTGGTGGCTTGATAAGGGAATTGATGGTTTCCGTGTTGATGCGATCAGCCATATCAAAAAGGAAGAAGGCCTGAAGGATATGCCAAACCCTGAAGGACTGCAGTATGTGTCTTCCTTTGACAAGCATATGAATGTCAATGGAATCCAGACTTTCCTTGAGGAGCTGAAACAGGAGACCTTTTCAAAATACGACATCATGACAGTCGGCGAAGCAAATGGTGTCAGCATCGAGGAAGCGGATCTCTGGGTCGGCGAGGAACAGGGCAAGTTCAATATGGTCTTCCAGTTTGAACACCTTGACCTGTGGGACTCTGAAAAGAAAGCACTGGATCTGGCAAAATTGAAGAATACTTTTACCCGCTGGCAAAAAGGCCTTGAAGGCCACGGCTGGAATGCATTATTCATTGAAAACCATGATAAGGCGCGGATTGTTTCGACCTGGGGAGATGACAAGGAGTATTGGCGCGAAAGTGCGACAGCGCTTGCGTCAATGTATTTCCTGATGCAGGGTACACCATTCATCTATCAGGGACAGGAAATTGGCATGACGAATGTCCAGTTCCCTTCCATCGATGACTATGATGATGTTGCCATCAAAAACCTGTACAAAATCCGCCGTGAAAACGGAGTCTCTCATGAAGAAATCATGGATTTCATTTGGGCAACAAGCCGTGACAACTCAAGGACACCTATGCAATGGTCCGATGCTGAAAATGCCGGGTTCACGACAGGAAATCCATGGCTGGGCATGAACCCGAATTACACCGGCATCAATGTCGAAGCACAACTAAAGGACCCAGATTCCATCCTTCATTTTTACAAAAAAATGATCCAGATGAAAAAGGCCCATGAAGTGTTCACTTACGGCATATATGATTTGGTTGTGGAAGACCATGACCAACTCTATGCATATACGCGAACATTGGGCGACAAGCAGGCAATTGTGATTTCAAACCTTTCTGGTGAACCGGCAAGCTTTGAATTTGGTGGATTCCCGCTTGAGACAAGCAAGCTTTTGCTTAACAATTATGAAGTGGAAGAGCATGGACATGCGACAGAGTTAACATTAAAGCCTTATGAAACAAGGGTTTATATTAAATAA
- a CDS encoding sugar ABC transporter permease, producing the protein MRNRNLWYWLFLAPALLALAVVVLLPLAYGVYYSFTDWNGIKTPSFVGLEHYKALFAEEEFRDALWFTTKFTVVSVFLINFFGLSLALLVTQKFRTNNILRTIFFMPNLIGGLILGFIWQFIFTKVFASIGELIGVEGLQGWLSTETTGFWAMAILMSWQMAGYIMVIYISFLEGVPQELLEAAEIDGANSFQRFYHVTFPLVMPAFTVSLFLTLSNSFKLYDQNLSLTGGGPYNSTQMVAMEIFKTAFVENAMAFAQAKAVIFFLIVAAISLTQVYINKKREVEM; encoded by the coding sequence ATGCGCAACCGGAATCTTTGGTACTGGCTTTTCCTTGCTCCAGCTTTGCTTGCCCTGGCTGTGGTGGTTCTTCTGCCGCTGGCTTACGGCGTTTATTACTCATTTACAGACTGGAATGGGATTAAGACCCCATCTTTTGTAGGTCTAGAACATTATAAAGCACTATTTGCTGAAGAAGAATTCAGGGATGCCCTGTGGTTCACTACAAAATTCACTGTTGTTTCTGTGTTCCTGATCAACTTTTTTGGCCTTTCCCTGGCTTTGCTGGTTACACAGAAATTCAGGACGAACAATATCCTGAGAACGATTTTCTTCATGCCGAACCTGATCGGCGGATTGATCCTTGGATTCATCTGGCAGTTCATTTTCACAAAGGTTTTCGCCAGCATTGGTGAATTGATCGGGGTGGAAGGTCTCCAGGGCTGGCTGTCGACTGAAACGACCGGCTTCTGGGCAATGGCAATTTTAATGAGCTGGCAAATGGCCGGTTACATCATGGTCATCTATATCTCATTCCTGGAAGGCGTGCCGCAGGAATTGCTTGAAGCAGCTGAAATTGACGGTGCGAACAGCTTCCAGCGCTTTTACCATGTCACGTTCCCGCTGGTCATGCCGGCTTTCACGGTCAGCTTGTTCCTGACACTGTCTAACTCTTTCAAGCTTTATGATCAGAACTTATCACTTACTGGTGGAGGTCCTTACAACTCCACCCAGATGGTCGCAATGGAAATTTTCAAGACCGCGTTCGTCGAAAACGCCATGGCTTTCGCACAGGCAAAAGCAGTCATCTTCTTCCTGATCGTCGCGGCCATTTCGTTGACACAGGTGTATATCAATAAGAAACGGGAGGTCGAGATGTAA
- a CDS encoding collagen-like protein: protein MRTVGGFPGGFPGSPGGFPGGPGGFPGSPGGFPGGPGGFPGGAGGFPGGPGGSPGGGQAGGPPSSPPPAFVPQEQATAFAVDPGGIRRCMFRFTYIWLIDGRSFWFYPVFLGRNSVAGWRWSRRRGWVYFGIDLRQIRSFQC, encoded by the coding sequence ATGAGGACAGTTGGCGGGTTTCCTGGAGGATTTCCAGGCAGCCCAGGAGGATTCCCGGGAGGCCCTGGTGGGTTTCCGGGCAGTCCAGGAGGATTCCCAGGAGGCCCTGGCGGGTTTCCGGGCGGTGCAGGAGGATTCCCGGGAGGTCCCGGCGGTTCACCAGGCGGAGGCCAGGCAGGAGGCCCGCCATCGTCACCGCCGCCAGCCTTTGTACCGCAAGAACAGGCGACTGCCTTTGCGGTCGACCCGGGAGGAATCCGGAGATGCATGTTCCGTTTCACTTACATCTGGCTGATTGATGGCAGAAGCTTCTGGTTCTATCCAGTCTTCCTGGGCCGCAATTCAGTTGCCGGCTGGAGATGGAGCCGCCGCCGCGGATGGGTTTACTTCGGCATAGACCTGAGACAGATTCGGTCATTCCAGTGTTAA
- a CDS encoding YjiH family protein, whose amino-acid sequence MEKPLRKTRSTGDLLAFLIPSLIGIFFFMIPISYKGEITIPIAVLSGWVQELLGGTLPAIMTVIIVLTLIGTLLIKTIRPEILNRNHFLKALFDVPMVWFVARILGATFAIMTLFKLGPEAVWSPNTGGLLLNDLLPILFAVFLFAGLFLPLLLNFGLLELFGTLLTKVMRPIFKLPGRSSIDCLTSWLGDGTIGVLLTSKQYEEGYYTKREAAVIGTTFSVVSITFSLVVISQVDLARMFVPFYLTVTGAGVVAAILLPRIPPLSRKQDTYFVEQNNDYSEENIPEGYTPFSWGMAQAVEKAGSNKSLKDFLLAGVRNILDMWMGVAPIVMALGTLALIVAEYTPVFQWLGMPFIPLLELMQVPEAKAASETLVVGFADMFLPSVIGADIASPMTRFIVAAVSVTQLIYMSEVGGLLLGSKIPVSFWELFIIFLQRTIVTLPIIVLVAHMLF is encoded by the coding sequence TTGGAAAAACCATTGCGTAAAACAAGATCAACAGGGGATTTATTAGCGTTCCTCATCCCCTCTTTAATAGGAATATTCTTTTTCATGATACCAATCTCCTATAAAGGAGAAATTACGATTCCCATCGCGGTATTGTCAGGCTGGGTCCAGGAATTGCTTGGCGGCACACTGCCAGCGATCATGACTGTCATCATTGTGTTGACATTAATCGGTACACTTTTAATAAAAACCATCCGGCCGGAAATCCTGAATCGCAATCATTTTCTTAAAGCATTATTCGATGTTCCGATGGTCTGGTTTGTTGCGCGTATCTTAGGCGCCACTTTTGCGATTATGACCTTATTCAAATTAGGTCCAGAAGCCGTTTGGTCGCCGAACACAGGCGGACTGCTGCTCAATGACCTTTTGCCAATCCTGTTCGCTGTCTTCCTGTTTGCGGGCTTGTTCCTTCCATTGCTCTTGAACTTCGGTTTGCTTGAGTTATTTGGAACATTGCTGACAAAAGTGATGCGCCCGATTTTTAAATTGCCTGGCCGCTCTTCGATTGACTGTCTGACATCATGGCTGGGCGATGGTACAATCGGTGTCCTGCTGACAAGCAAGCAGTATGAAGAGGGCTACTATACAAAAAGAGAAGCCGCTGTCATCGGTACGACCTTCTCGGTTGTTTCGATCACTTTCAGCCTGGTTGTCATTTCCCAGGTTGACCTGGCCCGCATGTTTGTCCCGTTTTATCTTACGGTGACAGGTGCTGGCGTCGTGGCTGCGATCCTGCTCCCGAGAATCCCGCCTCTTTCAAGGAAGCAGGATACGTATTTCGTGGAGCAGAACAATGACTACTCTGAGGAAAACATCCCGGAAGGCTATACACCATTCTCCTGGGGGATGGCCCAGGCTGTCGAAAAAGCAGGCAGCAATAAAAGCCTCAAGGATTTCCTCCTTGCCGGTGTCCGCAATATCCTTGATATGTGGATGGGCGTTGCCCCAATCGTCATGGCGCTTGGAACCCTGGCATTGATCGTCGCTGAATACACACCAGTATTCCAATGGCTAGGAATGCCGTTCATTCCGCTGCTTGAACTTATGCAGGTTCCTGAAGCGAAGGCTGCATCCGAAACACTGGTCGTCGGCTTTGCAGACATGTTCCTTCCTTCCGTTATCGGTGCCGATATAGCAAGCCCGATGACAAGGTTCATTGTTGCGGCTGTTTCCGTAACCCAGCTGATCTACATGTCAGAGGTCGGCGGATTATTGCTAGGATCAAAAATTCCCGTTTCATTCTGGGAACTATTCATCATCTTCCTGCAGCGTACAATTGTGACACTGCCAATCATCGTACTGGTTGCGCATATGCTCTTTTAA
- a CDS encoding ABC transporter substrate-binding protein gives MKAKKLFPAVLSLGLLVGGGLAGCSSDDDAKKSGDGGGDQVTVDIFQFKVEFKDQFEDIAKAYEEANKDVDINITTVGGGEDYGAALKSKFASGNEPTIYNVGGPQDVADWEDKLADLSDTDAAKAALSGTLEGVTKDDKVLGLPYNQEGYGFIYNKGIFEKAGIDPKSITSYKALEDAVKTLDSKKKDLGLTSVFALPAKETWVTGLHLSNVFLAPEFDQNVINAFNAKEVTFKHGDAFKKILDLQNKYSDQPTVSLDYAKQVEELFSTGKAAIIQQGNWVSGSIAGIDEELANSGVGILPIPVEGYKEDSIPVGVPMYWAVNSNKDDKEVAAAKEFLDWLYTSEEGKTAVIEDFKFIPAYEGYDAGKISDPLAKEIYEYSSAGKTLAWTFMGYPTGWGQEKLGVNIQKYVSGEMSWDELVKESSKAWADARK, from the coding sequence ATGAAAGCAAAAAAGCTATTTCCAGCAGTTCTTTCTCTTGGGCTTTTAGTTGGCGGCGGACTGGCAGGATGTTCATCAGATGATGACGCGAAAAAATCAGGAGATGGCGGCGGCGACCAGGTTACCGTTGACATTTTCCAATTCAAGGTTGAATTCAAGGATCAGTTCGAAGACATTGCAAAGGCTTATGAAGAAGCTAATAAAGATGTTGACATCAACATCACTACTGTCGGCGGCGGGGAAGATTACGGTGCAGCACTTAAATCCAAGTTCGCTTCTGGCAATGAACCTACCATCTACAACGTTGGCGGACCACAGGACGTTGCAGACTGGGAAGATAAGCTGGCAGACCTTTCTGACACAGATGCTGCTAAAGCAGCTCTTAGCGGAACTCTTGAAGGCGTAACAAAAGACGACAAAGTACTTGGACTTCCATACAACCAGGAAGGCTATGGCTTCATCTATAACAAAGGCATTTTTGAAAAAGCTGGTATCGATCCAAAGAGCATCACTAGCTACAAAGCTTTAGAAGATGCAGTAAAGACTTTAGACAGCAAGAAGAAAGACCTTGGTCTTACATCTGTATTCGCTCTACCTGCAAAAGAAACTTGGGTAACAGGACTTCACCTTTCAAACGTCTTCCTGGCACCTGAATTTGACCAGAACGTAATCAACGCATTCAATGCGAAGGAAGTCACTTTCAAGCATGGTGATGCGTTCAAGAAGATTCTTGACCTGCAAAACAAATATTCTGACCAGCCTACTGTAAGCCTTGACTATGCTAAACAAGTTGAAGAATTATTCTCTACTGGCAAAGCAGCGATCATTCAGCAAGGTAACTGGGTATCTGGTTCAATCGCTGGAATCGACGAAGAGCTTGCTAACAGCGGCGTAGGAATCCTTCCTATTCCAGTTGAAGGCTACAAAGAAGATTCAATCCCGGTTGGCGTGCCAATGTATTGGGCTGTAAACAGCAACAAGGATGACAAAGAAGTCGCAGCAGCTAAGGAATTCTTAGACTGGCTATATACTTCTGAAGAAGGAAAAACTGCTGTAATCGAAGATTTCAAATTCATTCCAGCATATGAAGGATACGACGCTGGCAAGATCTCTGACCCTCTTGCAAAAGAAATCTATGAATACTCTTCAGCTGGCAAGACTTTGGCTTGGACATTCATGGGTTACCCAACTGGCTGGGGACAAGAAAAGCTTGGTGTCAACATCCAGAAGTATGTAAGCGGTGAAATGAGCTGGGATGAACTAGTAAAAGAGTCTTCCAAAGCTTGGGCAGACGCTCGTAAATAA
- a CDS encoding carbohydrate ABC transporter permease — translation MKKKKQSRIILEILGIILALIWLSPFYLMIVNSFKTKREMFEDTLKLPDVFSFENYTIAFERLDFIKTFFNSVLITVLAVAVIIIFSSMAAYALSRRGGKTSGIIFMLFVAAMLIPFQSVMIPLVSIFGKLEMLNRAGLVFMYLGFGASLSIFLYHGTLSGISKSLDEAATIDGANRFQIFWYIIFPMLKPVSVTVAILNIIWIWNDYLLPSLVINQQGMETIPLKMFFFFGEYTKQWHLALAGLTIAIIPVIIIYFFLQKQIIKGVSEGSVK, via the coding sequence ATGAAAAAGAAGAAGCAAAGCCGAATCATTCTTGAAATTCTCGGCATCATTCTTGCGCTGATCTGGCTTTCCCCGTTTTATTTGATGATCGTCAACTCGTTTAAGACGAAACGGGAAATGTTCGAGGACACTTTGAAGCTTCCGGATGTTTTTTCATTCGAAAACTATACGATTGCGTTTGAGCGGCTTGATTTTATCAAAACATTTTTCAACTCTGTGCTGATTACTGTGCTAGCAGTTGCAGTGATCATCATTTTCTCCTCGATGGCTGCTTATGCCCTATCAAGACGAGGCGGAAAAACGAGCGGAATCATCTTCATGCTGTTCGTTGCGGCAATGCTGATTCCTTTCCAATCGGTCATGATCCCGCTCGTATCCATTTTCGGAAAGCTCGAAATGCTGAACAGAGCCGGCCTGGTTTTCATGTATCTTGGTTTTGGCGCGAGCCTGTCCATTTTCCTTTATCATGGAACATTGAGCGGGATTTCAAAGTCGCTTGATGAAGCGGCGACAATCGACGGAGCGAACCGGTTCCAGATTTTCTGGTACATCATTTTCCCGATGTTAAAGCCTGTTTCCGTTACTGTGGCAATTTTAAACATCATCTGGATCTGGAACGACTACCTGCTTCCTTCTCTTGTCATCAACCAGCAGGGAATGGAAACAATACCGCTAAAGATGTTCTTCTTCTTTGGGGAATATACAAAGCAATGGCATCTGGCGCTCGCAGGATTGACGATCGCGATCATCCCGGTCATCATCATCTACTTCTTCCTGCAAAAACAAATCATTAAGGGAGTTTCAGAAGGTTCGGTAAAATAA
- a CDS encoding Cof-type HAD-IIB family hydrolase: MIKCIATDMDGTLLTATQEITPENREAILKAKEQGVEVVVATGRSYQEARFVVEEAGLKLPMICVNGAEVRSEAGEVVASNPLEKAKARQAALRLVENGVYFEVYTNKGTFTEDEDKAVSIIADIFSTANPEVPIEQIAAAAEERMHKGLITKIDQYDQLFEDDQYEIYKLLAFSLDDAKLGAARSGLKEIAGLAVSSSGRENIEITSLDAQKGIALEKFVQSRGISLEETMALGDNFNDVSMLEKVGKPVAMGNAAEEIKVICGEVTLTNEESGVGKAIMKVLED, encoded by the coding sequence ATGATTAAGTGCATAGCAACTGATATGGATGGAACATTATTGACGGCAACCCAGGAGATTACGCCTGAAAACCGCGAAGCGATTTTAAAAGCGAAGGAGCAGGGGGTCGAAGTAGTTGTCGCGACCGGGCGCTCTTACCAGGAGGCAAGATTCGTGGTGGAGGAAGCAGGACTTAAGCTGCCGATGATCTGTGTGAATGGTGCCGAGGTCCGTTCGGAAGCAGGCGAGGTTGTTGCCTCGAATCCACTGGAAAAGGCAAAGGCCCGTCAGGCTGCACTGCGTCTTGTGGAAAACGGTGTCTATTTCGAGGTGTATACAAACAAAGGAACATTCACGGAAGATGAAGATAAAGCGGTCTCGATCATCGCCGATATTTTTTCAACAGCCAATCCAGAAGTGCCAATCGAACAGATTGCCGCTGCGGCTGAGGAAAGGATGCATAAAGGACTAATTACAAAGATTGATCAATATGACCAGTTATTCGAGGATGACCAATACGAAATATACAAACTTCTGGCTTTTTCTCTCGATGATGCCAAGCTTGGTGCTGCCAGGTCTGGTTTGAAGGAAATTGCCGGATTAGCAGTAAGTTCATCCGGACGGGAGAATATCGAAATCACAAGCCTTGACGCCCAAAAAGGCATCGCTCTTGAAAAATTCGTTCAATCAAGAGGGATAAGCCTCGAAGAAACGATGGCCCTCGGAGATAATTTCAATGATGTGTCGATGCTTGAAAAAGTCGGGAAACCGGTCGCAATGGGCAATGCAGCTGAAGAAATAAAAGTCATATGCGGCGAAGTGACATTGACGAATGAAGAGAGCGGTGTAGGAAAGGCGATTATGAAGGTGTTGGAAGACTGA
- a CDS encoding PRK06851 family protein, translating into MAGRILNFFAGGNTARGFYSLYDSSLQGLSRLFILKGGPGTGKSSLMKKIGNEWQEKGYDIQFLHCSSDNKSIDGVLIPELNAGIVDGTAPHVIEPKAPGAVEEYINLGEAWNSGKLQEHKETITELTEKISGAFNTAYSLFAEALRIHDEWEKIYIENMDFEKANGLTNRLIESFFGDSRSETGNGRVYDRFLGAATPAGAVDFVPNLTETVGKRYFIKGRPGSGKSTMLKKLAAEAQSRGYDVEVYHCGFDPHSIDMVIVRELDFAIFDSTAPHEYFPERETDEIIDMYDELITPGTDERYAAEIKDVGGRYKDKMNEAIASLANAKELRDQLEAIYIEAMDFAKVDELTGKIKKEFEKLGAI; encoded by the coding sequence ATGGCAGGAAGAATCCTCAACTTTTTCGCCGGAGGCAACACTGCCCGCGGTTTTTACAGCTTGTATGATTCAAGCTTGCAGGGCTTGTCACGGTTGTTCATATTAAAGGGCGGTCCTGGAACAGGGAAGTCATCTCTCATGAAAAAGATCGGTAATGAATGGCAGGAAAAAGGATATGATATTCAATTTCTGCATTGCTCCTCTGATAATAAATCGATTGATGGTGTACTGATTCCTGAATTGAACGCGGGAATTGTGGACGGCACAGCCCCGCATGTCATCGAGCCTAAGGCTCCGGGGGCGGTAGAGGAGTATATCAATCTTGGGGAAGCATGGAATTCCGGGAAGCTGCAGGAGCATAAGGAGACAATCACGGAGCTGACTGAAAAAATCAGCGGAGCATTCAACACAGCATACAGCCTTTTTGCTGAAGCGCTGAGAATTCATGATGAATGGGAAAAAATCTATATAGAAAATATGGATTTTGAAAAAGCGAATGGCCTGACAAACAGATTGATCGAGAGCTTCTTTGGCGACAGCAGGTCAGAAACAGGAAATGGGCGAGTGTATGACCGGTTTCTCGGTGCCGCAACACCAGCTGGAGCAGTTGATTTTGTTCCGAACCTGACAGAGACCGTCGGGAAAAGATACTTCATTAAAGGACGTCCAGGCTCTGGAAAGTCGACGATGCTGAAAAAGTTGGCAGCGGAAGCGCAGTCTCGAGGATATGATGTAGAAGTTTACCACTGCGGATTTGATCCCCACAGCATTGATATGGTGATTGTCCGCGAGCTTGATTTTGCGATTTTTGACAGTACCGCACCACATGAGTATTTTCCTGAAAGAGAAACCGATGAAATTATCGATATGTACGATGAGCTGATCACACCGGGAACTGACGAGAGGTATGCCGCAGAAATCAAGGATGTCGGCGGAAGGTACAAAGATAAAATGAATGAAGCAATCGCCTCACTGGCAAATGCAAAAGAACTGCGCGACCAATTGGAGGCCATCTATATCGAAGCCATGGACTTTGCAAAGGTAGATGAACTCACCGGCAAGATCAAAAAAGAATTTGAAAAACTTGGTGCCATCTAG